The proteins below are encoded in one region of Aequorivita iocasae:
- a CDS encoding M15 family metallopeptidase — translation MRRKEFIKISGIAGLSLAIFPQFSFNNFSGEFSRNQLIGKGNPDIVGDSYTSKMHKTAKEAFHKMKAAAAKENINIEVVSAFRSFQRQKEIFEGKYKRFTNEGLTPEKAIEKIIEYSTIPGTSRHHWGTDIDIIDANAPRPANVLMPENFHGTGPFCKLKTWLNENSESFGFYEVYTDNGNRKGFKYEPWHFSYAPVSIPMLKAYKEQIDVKKMLSEEKIVGSEHFSEAFVTKYVKENIFDINPKLL, via the coding sequence ATGAGACGAAAAGAATTCATCAAAATTTCAGGTATTGCCGGACTCAGCTTGGCTATTTTTCCGCAGTTCTCTTTCAATAATTTTTCAGGAGAATTTAGCCGAAACCAACTAATTGGAAAAGGCAACCCAGATATTGTGGGCGATAGCTACACTTCAAAAATGCACAAAACTGCAAAGGAAGCATTCCATAAAATGAAAGCTGCGGCTGCCAAGGAAAACATAAATATTGAAGTAGTTTCGGCATTTAGAAGCTTTCAGCGGCAGAAGGAAATATTTGAGGGAAAATACAAGCGCTTTACAAATGAAGGGCTCACTCCCGAAAAAGCCATTGAAAAAATCATAGAATATTCCACCATTCCCGGTACTTCGCGCCACCATTGGGGAACCGATATTGATATTATTGATGCCAATGCCCCACGCCCCGCAAATGTACTGATGCCCGAAAATTTTCACGGAACAGGGCCTTTTTGTAAATTGAAAACATGGCTTAACGAAAATTCTGAAAGTTTTGGCTTTTATGAAGTCTATACCGACAACGGCAACCGAAAAGGCTTTAAATATGAACCGTGGCATTTCAGCTATGCGCCAGTTTCCATTCCAATGCTGAAAGCTTATAAAGAGCAGATTGACGTGAAAAAAATGCTTTCCGAAGAAAAGATTGTAGGAAGTGAGCATTTTTCAGAAGCCTTTGTTACAAAATATGTGAAAGAAAATATTTTCGATATCAATCCAAAATTACTTTAA
- a CDS encoding thioredoxin family protein: MKKLFIILSATLLVACNSSKEKNKVDENTSKEMISENNKEKINDTVPYEDSVMLLGKANRKGFQMDAFKDWFNAGYEGYNVDSETVEKLKPLLKDVEITVFMGTWCEDSQRETPHFYKILDEANFDESKLTLITVSDEKTTPQGFEDGKNITNVPTLIFYKNDKELGRIVEYPIESLEKDMLAILSGKDYKHAYAE, encoded by the coding sequence ATGAAAAAACTATTTATAATACTCTCAGCAACACTTTTGGTAGCCTGCAATTCTTCCAAAGAGAAAAACAAAGTAGATGAAAACACTTCAAAAGAAATGATTTCAGAAAACAATAAAGAAAAAATAAATGACACCGTACCCTACGAAGATTCCGTGATGCTTTTGGGAAAGGCCAACCGCAAGGGTTTTCAAATGGATGCTTTTAAGGATTGGTTCAATGCGGGTTATGAAGGTTACAATGTAGACTCCGAAACTGTGGAAAAACTGAAACCGCTTTTGAAAGATGTGGAAATCACTGTTTTTATGGGCACTTGGTGCGAGGACAGCCAGCGCGAAACACCACATTTTTATAAAATTTTGGACGAGGCCAATTTTGATGAATCCAAGCTTACGCTTATTACGGTATCAGACGAAAAAACTACACCCCAAGGTTTTGAGGATGGTAAAAATATCACGAATGTCCCGACCCTCATTTTCTACAAAAACGACAAAGAATTGGGCAGAATTGTGGAATATCCTATTGAGAGCCTCGAAAAAGACATGCTAGCTATTTTGAGTGGAAAGGATTACAAACACGCTTACGCCGAATAA
- the gpmI gene encoding 2,3-bisphosphoglycerate-independent phosphoglycerate mutase, with product MNKKVLLMILDGWGITQDPAVSAIAQADTPFIDSLYKKYAHAQLLTHGMNVGLPNGQMGNSEVGHMNLGAGRIVYQDLAKINIAVENGTLKSEPELEKAFNHAIFHNKKVHFLGLVSNGGVHSHIDHLKGLLTAAQQHGLKNMYVHAFTDGRDVDPHSGKGFIADLQSHLEKTGGRLASIIGRYYAMDRDKRWERVKKAYDLLRFGIGKPSTNAVKSIEESYAEGITDEFIEPIVMTNPEGNPVATIEKDDVVIFFNFRTDRGRQLTEVLTQKDYEKYGMKTLPLYFVTLTNYDDSFGNIHVVYNKENLHDTLGEVLERNKKKQIRIAETEKYPHVTFFFSGGREIPFEGEKRILCPSPTVATYDLKPEMSAYELRDMILPEIEKETADFICLNFANPDMVGHTGVFEAAVKACETVDNCARAIVEQALESHYVTIIIADHGNSETMRNPDGSPNTAHTTNPVPIIIVDDEIKTVKNGVLGDIAPTILKIMGIEKPKIMTQHSLI from the coding sequence ATGAATAAAAAAGTCCTTTTAATGATACTCGACGGTTGGGGCATTACGCAAGATCCTGCCGTTTCGGCCATCGCACAAGCCGATACGCCTTTTATCGATTCACTTTATAAAAAATATGCACACGCACAATTGCTCACCCACGGCATGAACGTAGGGCTTCCCAATGGACAAATGGGCAATAGTGAGGTTGGCCATATGAATCTGGGCGCAGGAAGAATTGTTTATCAAGACCTTGCCAAAATAAATATTGCGGTTGAAAACGGAACGCTGAAAAGTGAACCTGAGCTTGAAAAAGCATTCAATCACGCCATCTTTCACAACAAAAAAGTACATTTTTTGGGTCTTGTTTCCAACGGTGGCGTACATTCGCACATAGACCATTTAAAAGGGTTGTTAACAGCCGCTCAGCAACACGGATTAAAAAACATGTACGTCCATGCCTTTACTGATGGCCGCGATGTGGATCCACATTCAGGCAAAGGTTTTATTGCAGACTTACAAAGTCATTTGGAAAAAACGGGTGGAAGACTGGCCTCTATCATTGGTCGCTATTATGCCATGGATCGCGACAAACGCTGGGAGCGTGTAAAGAAAGCCTATGACTTGTTGCGATTTGGAATAGGGAAACCTTCAACCAACGCCGTAAAAAGTATCGAAGAAAGTTATGCGGAAGGCATTACGGATGAATTCATCGAACCCATTGTAATGACAAATCCTGAAGGAAACCCTGTAGCTACTATCGAGAAAGACGACGTTGTAATTTTCTTCAACTTTAGAACCGATCGCGGCAGGCAACTTACCGAGGTTTTGACGCAAAAAGATTACGAAAAATATGGAATGAAAACGCTTCCGCTTTATTTTGTAACGCTTACCAATTATGATGATTCCTTTGGAAATATCCACGTGGTTTACAATAAGGAAAACCTGCACGATACCTTGGGCGAAGTTTTGGAAAGAAATAAAAAGAAGCAAATACGAATTGCTGAAACCGAAAAATACCCGCACGTAACCTTTTTCTTTTCGGGCGGAAGGGAAATTCCCTTTGAGGGCGAAAAACGAATCCTTTGCCCCTCACCAACCGTTGCCACCTACGATTTAAAACCCGAAATGAGCGCTTATGAACTTCGGGATATGATACTTCCCGAGATTGAAAAAGAGACTGCAGATTTTATTTGCCTAAATTTTGCAAACCCAGATATGGTAGGACATACCGGCGTTTTTGAAGCAGCCGTAAAAGCCTGCGAAACCGTGGATAATTGTGCCCGCGCAATCGTGGAGCAAGCCTTGGAAAGCCATTATGTAACAATCATAATTGCAGATCACGGCAACAGTGAAACCATGCGAAACCCCGACGGCTCGCCTAATACGGCACATACCACCAATCCGGTGCCAATTATCATTGTGGACGATGAAATTAAAACCGTGAAAAATGGTGTTCTGGGAGATATCGCCCCGACAATCTTAAAAATTATGGGCATTGAAAAACCAAAAATAATGACGCAACATTCCTTAATTTAA
- a CDS encoding Na(+)-translocating NADH-quinone reductase subunit F, with protein sequence MGEKLNKQELHNLAMNIVGKNLEAEGYEFLGVNSKLKRDPQFVALKDKVLHFIIVRAVTYPQDAHAYDPVFMETIKAHAEKFEARTYYAGVGLGHGTDYGKPVIKDEDYTLVYKGLQEIV encoded by the coding sequence ATGGGCGAGAAACTTAACAAACAAGAACTCCACAACCTTGCAATGAACATTGTGGGGAAAAATTTAGAAGCTGAAGGCTACGAATTTTTGGGCGTCAATTCAAAATTGAAACGAGACCCACAATTTGTTGCCTTAAAAGACAAAGTGCTTCATTTTATAATAGTACGTGCCGTTACATATCCTCAGGATGCACACGCCTATGACCCTGTTTTTATGGAAACCATAAAAGCACATGCCGAAAAGTTTGAGGCAAGAACCTATTATGCAGGCGTGGGTCTGGGGCATGGAACAGATTACGGTAAGCCAGTTATTAAAGATGAAGATTATACCTTGGTATATAAAGGATTGCAGGAAATAGTATGA
- the map gene encoding type I methionyl aminopeptidase produces the protein MIIQKTREEIELMRESALVVSRTLGMLAKEVKPGVTTNQLNKMAEDYIRSQDAIPGFLGLYDCPSTLLTSVNEAVVHGLPTDIPLKEGDIVAIDCGAIKNGFYGDHAYTFEVGEVAEETKKLLKITKESLYVGIREFKAGNRVGDVGFAIQNYCEAHGYGVVRELVGHGLGRKMHEDPEMPNYGRRGRGKKFIEGMTIALEPMINMGTHKVKQLKDGWTIVTQDGQPSAHFEHNIALVNGKPELLSTFAYVYEALGIVSNEENEFREKEFVL, from the coding sequence ATGATAATTCAAAAGACAAGAGAAGAAATAGAATTGATGCGCGAAAGCGCCTTGGTGGTTTCCCGCACTTTGGGAATGCTCGCAAAAGAGGTAAAACCGGGCGTTACCACCAACCAACTCAATAAAATGGCCGAAGATTACATTCGCAGTCAGGATGCCATTCCCGGCTTTTTGGGATTGTACGATTGCCCCTCAACGCTACTTACAAGTGTAAATGAAGCGGTAGTTCACGGCCTTCCAACGGACATCCCTTTAAAAGAAGGCGATATTGTGGCCATTGATTGCGGTGCTATAAAAAACGGTTTTTACGGTGACCACGCATATACTTTTGAAGTAGGCGAAGTTGCTGAAGAAACAAAAAAACTGTTGAAAATCACCAAAGAATCACTTTACGTCGGTATCCGTGAATTTAAAGCCGGTAACCGCGTAGGCGATGTTGGTTTCGCCATTCAAAATTATTGTGAAGCACACGGTTACGGTGTGGTACGCGAGCTGGTAGGCCACGGCTTGGGAAGAAAGATGCATGAAGACCCCGAAATGCCAAATTACGGGCGGCGCGGGCGCGGAAAAAAATTCATTGAAGGAATGACCATTGCCTTGGAACCTATGATAAATATGGGCACCCACAAAGTGAAACAATTAAAAGACGGCTGGACCATTGTAACCCAAGACGGACAACCGAGCGCCCACTTTGAACACAATATTGCCTTGGTCAACGGAAAACCTGAATTACTTTCCACCTTTGCGTATGTTTATGAAGCCTTGGGGATTGTAAGTAATGAAGAAAATGAGTTTCGGGAAAAGGAATTCGTGTTGTAA
- the nqrF gene encoding NADH:ubiquinone reductase (Na(+)-transporting) subunit F — translation MFLAVSTLGVIVVTVIAFLVLTLLLVSLLLFTKQKLSPSGPVKITINDEKVIEVESGGTLLSTLGNEKIFLPSACGGGGTCIQCECHVLSGGGEALPTETPHFTRKELKEGARLSCQVKVKQDMNIHIPEEVFGIKKWDATVVRNYNVASFIKEFVVEIPEDMNYKAGGYIQIEIPPCEVKYSDIDITAHPEEHDTPDKFQAEWDKFGLWPLVMKNTETVERAYSMASYPAEGREIMLNVRIATPPWDRAKNQWMQVNPGIASSYIFNCKKGDKVVISGPYGEFFINPSDAEMLYVGGGAGMAPMRSHLYHLFKTLKTGRKVTYWYGGRSKRELFYLDHFKQLENEFPNFKFYLALSEPMEEDNWKVKKDIHDEAGDGFVGFIHQVVIDNYLSHHESPEDIELYFCGPPLMNQAVQKMGEDFGIPDENIRFDDFGG, via the coding sequence ATGTTTTTAGCAGTAAGTACACTTGGAGTTATTGTAGTAACGGTCATCGCCTTTTTAGTCTTGACCTTGCTGTTGGTATCATTATTACTTTTTACAAAACAGAAGCTTTCGCCTTCTGGCCCCGTAAAAATCACTATTAATGATGAAAAAGTAATTGAAGTTGAAAGTGGTGGAACGCTTTTGTCCACCTTGGGAAATGAGAAAATATTTCTTCCTTCTGCCTGTGGTGGGGGTGGAACTTGTATTCAATGTGAGTGTCACGTTCTTTCGGGGGGAGGTGAAGCCTTACCTACTGAGACTCCACACTTTACCCGCAAAGAGTTAAAGGAAGGTGCCCGTCTTTCTTGTCAAGTAAAAGTAAAGCAGGACATGAACATCCACATTCCCGAAGAAGTTTTCGGTATTAAGAAATGGGATGCTACTGTGGTTCGTAACTATAACGTTGCTTCTTTTATTAAAGAATTTGTGGTTGAAATTCCAGAAGATATGAACTACAAGGCTGGAGGTTACATTCAAATTGAAATTCCGCCCTGCGAAGTAAAATATTCTGATATTGATATTACCGCACATCCCGAAGAGCACGATACGCCAGATAAGTTTCAAGCTGAATGGGATAAATTTGGACTATGGCCTTTGGTGATGAAAAATACCGAAACTGTAGAGAGAGCCTATTCCATGGCCTCTTATCCAGCTGAAGGACGTGAGATTATGCTTAACGTTCGTATTGCCACACCGCCATGGGATCGCGCAAAAAACCAGTGGATGCAAGTGAATCCCGGAATTGCTTCCTCTTATATTTTCAACTGTAAAAAAGGAGATAAGGTTGTTATTTCTGGTCCTTATGGCGAGTTCTTTATCAATCCTTCAGACGCAGAAATGCTTTATGTAGGTGGTGGTGCAGGAATGGCACCTATGCGTTCACATTTATACCATCTTTTCAAAACCCTTAAAACTGGTAGAAAAGTTACATATTGGTACGGAGGTCGCTCTAAAAGAGAATTATTCTATTTAGACCACTTTAAACAATTGGAGAATGAATTCCCGAATTTCAAATTCTACCTTGCACTTTCTGAACCGATGGAGGAGGATAACTGGAAAGTGAAAAAAGATATACATGATGAGGCTGGCGACGGCTTTGTGGGCTTCATTCACCAAGTGGTAATTGATAACTATTTAAGCCACCACGAATCCCCAGAAGATATAGAGCTTTATTTCTGTGGCCCACCATTGATGAACCAAGCCGTGCAGAAAATGGGTGAGGATTTTGGAATTCCTGATGAAAATATTCGTTTTGACGATTTCGGAGGATAA
- a CDS encoding BT0820 family HAD-type phosphatase has product MIRETLTIAVDFDGTIVEDEYPRIGRPIIFAFDTLKKLQHEGHRLILWTYRKGRALEEAVKFCEENGVVFYAVNQSFPEEEFDVSYSRKIHADVFIDDRNVGGLKSWGEIYQQLVGEPVPAKPKTQKKGLFSFLK; this is encoded by the coding sequence ATGATTAGAGAAACCCTCACCATAGCCGTAGATTTTGACGGAACCATTGTGGAAGATGAATATCCACGCATTGGCAGGCCCATTATTTTTGCTTTTGATACTTTGAAAAAACTGCAGCATGAAGGCCATAGACTTATTTTATGGACTTACCGAAAAGGACGCGCCTTGGAAGAAGCGGTAAAATTCTGTGAAGAAAACGGTGTTGTTTTTTATGCAGTAAACCAAAGTTTCCCCGAAGAGGAATTCGATGTTTCCTATAGTCGAAAAATTCACGCTGATGTTTTTATTGACGATCGCAATGTTGGCGGACTTAAAAGCTGGGGCGAAATTTACCAGCAACTTGTTGGCGAGCCCGTACCCGCAAAACCAAAAACCCAGAAAAAAGGATTGTTTTCCTTTTTAAAATAG
- the nqrE gene encoding NADH:ubiquinone reductase (Na(+)-transporting) subunit E gives MEHVELFFKSIFIDNMVFATFLGMCSYLAVSKKVSTAVGLGAAVIFVLAVTVPINWLLDQYILRDGALVWLGEEYASYDLSFLSFILFIATIATMVQLVEIVVEKFSPSLYNSLGIFLPLIAVNCAILGGSLFMQSRDIATLGLALNYGVSSGIGWFLAILAIAAIREKIRYSNVPAPLRGLGITFIITGLMAIGFMSFGGMLTGGDESTPSLDGNPENVGMQTEQINQENIETAQTVEVSTITKQ, from the coding sequence ATGGAACACGTAGAGTTATTTTTTAAGTCAATATTTATAGACAACATGGTATTTGCAACCTTCCTCGGAATGTGTTCGTACCTTGCTGTTTCTAAAAAGGTTTCAACTGCAGTGGGTCTTGGTGCCGCAGTAATTTTCGTACTTGCAGTTACCGTACCTATTAATTGGTTGTTGGATCAATACATATTGAGAGACGGAGCATTGGTATGGTTGGGCGAGGAGTATGCCTCTTATGATTTGAGCTTCCTTTCCTTTATTCTTTTTATTGCTACTATCGCCACGATGGTACAGTTAGTAGAGATTGTGGTTGAAAAATTTTCGCCTTCACTTTATAACTCTTTAGGTATTTTTCTTCCGTTAATTGCGGTAAACTGTGCAATCTTGGGAGGCTCGCTTTTTATGCAGTCCAGAGATATTGCAACTTTAGGCTTGGCGCTTAATTATGGTGTAAGTTCAGGAATTGGTTGGTTTTTAGCTATTCTTGCCATTGCAGCGATTAGAGAAAAAATACGTTACTCAAATGTTCCAGCGCCATTACGTGGCCTAGGCATTACCTTCATCATAACAGGGTTAATGGCAATTGGTTTTATGAGTTTTGGGGGAATGCTTACTGGAGGCGATGAATCTACCCCTTCTTTGGACGGAAATCCAGAAAATGTGGGAATGCAGACCGAACAAATCAATCAAGAAAATATAGAAACCGCACAAACAGTTGAAGTTTCAACTATAACGAAGCAATAG
- a CDS encoding T9SS type B sorting domain-containing protein, whose amino-acid sequence MKLTLLLLFLGFSTLVISQNPNDCVNAIIICGDSSLGVDPSGIGFDEFSLLGNEVPPCYVFDQNNIWFKFIIIESGTFTFDIIPDNGEDDYDFAIYGPTVTCTSLGSSIRCSSTNPLDAGVQVATGLNMDETDVNEGPGEDGNGYLMYIEASAGDVYYLLVDRAVGSGPLSLFYTGTARLPNAVEANQPDNLITCDTDGNPDGLADFNLELQTNDIIGSQTDVTVTYHETLNDASIGINPLSSPYHSTANPQTIYARIERTNGCSDLTSFTIEVGSPELMTPADVVLCNYTSTVLYPLDTIIPEVIDDPQGYVFSYHYTENDANNNSNPIGRYINLTETPLTIYVRMTDENDPLCFAITSFQGYINIIKRATQPSGFIACDDDFDGQISVNLNEKDEEILNGLPSSDFQITYYTSLDDRLNETNPVSGTFRNTVNPQTIYVKMLEIATGCFDYTQFNIVVNSLPVPVFEQDSYLYCLNATEPLRISVQAGFQYYVWSTGEEGANLNKIFIDTPGTYTVTVTNYFGCENNVSVEVLPSNIATITNIKINDFNGKHNSIEIIVEGEGDYEYALNSTSSYQDSNIFDGLANGYHTIFVRDKNGCGVVSQEILILDYPRYFTPNNDTHNDYWHIIGMHEFPEAKIYIFDRFGKLLKQIPPRSKGWDGTNQEGKAMPSSDYWFTIDIRDRPTYRGHFTLKR is encoded by the coding sequence ATGAAATTAACATTACTACTTCTTTTTTTGGGGTTTTCAACACTTGTTATTTCCCAAAATCCTAATGATTGTGTAAATGCAATAATTATCTGTGGTGATTCAAGTTTAGGAGTTGATCCAAGCGGAATCGGTTTTGACGAGTTTTCATTGCTTGGAAATGAGGTTCCGCCTTGTTATGTTTTTGATCAAAATAATATTTGGTTCAAATTTATTATTATTGAATCGGGCACTTTCACATTTGATATTATTCCAGATAATGGTGAAGATGATTATGATTTTGCCATATATGGCCCTACAGTTACTTGCACTTCTTTGGGTTCTTCCATTCGGTGTTCCAGCACAAATCCTTTAGATGCCGGCGTTCAGGTTGCAACTGGATTGAATATGGATGAAACGGACGTCAATGAGGGCCCGGGAGAAGATGGCAATGGTTATTTAATGTATATTGAAGCTTCGGCAGGCGACGTTTATTATTTGCTTGTTGACCGCGCTGTGGGTTCTGGCCCATTAAGCCTTTTTTATACAGGTACGGCGAGATTACCAAATGCGGTTGAAGCCAATCAGCCCGATAATCTTATAACTTGTGATACAGACGGCAACCCAGATGGTCTTGCTGACTTTAATTTAGAATTGCAAACTAATGACATAATTGGCTCACAAACTGATGTAACAGTTACTTACCACGAAACACTAAACGATGCCAGTATAGGCATTAACCCGCTTTCAAGCCCTTACCATAGTACAGCTAACCCACAAACTATTTATGCGCGAATTGAAAGAACAAACGGCTGCAGTGATTTGACCTCTTTTACAATTGAAGTTGGATCTCCTGAATTAATGACCCCGGCAGATGTTGTTTTGTGCAATTATACTTCTACGGTACTTTATCCATTGGATACTATTATTCCTGAGGTGATTGACGATCCACAAGGCTATGTTTTCAGTTATCACTATACTGAAAATGACGCTAATAACAATAGCAATCCAATTGGCAGATATATAAATCTCACTGAAACTCCGCTTACTATATATGTTAGAATGACCGATGAAAATGATCCGCTTTGTTTTGCAATAACATCTTTTCAAGGATATATAAATATTATAAAACGGGCTACACAGCCATCAGGCTTTATTGCTTGTGATGATGATTTTGACGGTCAAATTTCTGTAAATCTCAATGAAAAAGATGAAGAAATACTCAATGGTCTCCCCTCCAGCGATTTTCAAATAACTTACTACACTTCTCTTGATGATAGGTTAAACGAAACCAATCCAGTTTCTGGTACTTTTCGAAATACAGTAAATCCTCAAACCATTTATGTAAAAATGCTGGAAATTGCTACGGGATGTTTTGATTATACCCAATTCAACATAGTTGTAAATTCATTGCCAGTCCCTGTATTTGAACAGGATTCGTATTTATATTGCCTAAATGCCACCGAGCCATTAAGAATTTCGGTGCAAGCAGGTTTTCAGTATTATGTTTGGAGTACGGGAGAAGAAGGAGCCAATCTGAATAAAATTTTTATTGACACTCCGGGAACTTATACGGTTACAGTTACAAATTATTTTGGTTGTGAAAACAACGTAAGCGTTGAAGTTTTACCTTCAAATATTGCAACAATAACAAATATTAAGATTAATGATTTTAATGGAAAACATAATTCCATTGAGATAATTGTGGAAGGCGAAGGAGATTATGAATATGCACTAAACAGTACTTCATCTTACCAAGACAGCAATATTTTTGACGGCTTGGCAAATGGTTATCACACAATCTTCGTTCGTGATAAAAATGGTTGCGGGGTAGTTTCGCAAGAGATTTTAATATTGGACTATCCACGCTATTTTACACCCAATAATGATACTCATAACGATTACTGGCACATCATTGGGATGCATGAATTTCCAGAAGCAAAGATTTATATTTTTGATCGCTTCGGAAAGTTATTGAAGCAGATTCCACCGCGATCAAAAGGTTGGGATGGCACCAATCAAGAAGGAAAAGCAATGCCTTCCAGCGATTATTGGTTTACTATTGACATAAGAGACAGACCTACATATCGAGGACACTTCACCTTAAAAAGGTAA
- a CDS encoding class I SAM-dependent methyltransferase — MFKKILNTIPRPLLIRLSIIGRPILAFFLRGNKYTDPINGKSYRKFLPYGYENVRENVLSPGTLSLERHRLFWLYLENETGFFTENLKVLHFAPEQAFYKKFRKMKNLDYTTTDLNSPIADVKADICNLPFPDNEFDFIICNHVLEHIPNDTKAMQEIYRVLASGGTAILQVPYKEDLEKTFEDNSITDPKERAKIFGQYDHVRVYGMDYFSKLESIGFKVEAVDYTKILSSEEVEKYRLPKGELIPICKKYCVLLSENNS, encoded by the coding sequence TTGTTCAAAAAAATTCTAAATACGATTCCCCGGCCGCTGCTCATCCGATTGAGTATTATTGGCAGACCTATTCTTGCATTTTTTCTTAGGGGAAATAAATACACAGACCCCATTAACGGTAAATCATACCGAAAATTTCTTCCTTATGGATATGAAAATGTTCGTGAGAATGTGCTTTCCCCTGGTACACTTTCGTTGGAAAGACACCGATTGTTTTGGCTTTATCTTGAAAACGAAACCGGTTTCTTCACTGAAAATTTAAAGGTGCTCCATTTCGCTCCCGAGCAGGCATTTTATAAAAAATTCAGAAAAATGAAGAATCTGGATTATACCACAACCGATCTTAATTCGCCCATTGCAGATGTGAAGGCCGATATCTGTAATTTACCCTTTCCCGATAACGAATTTGATTTTATTATTTGCAACCACGTTTTGGAACACATTCCGAACGATACAAAAGCGATGCAGGAAATTTACCGCGTTTTGGCATCTGGCGGGACGGCGATTCTTCAAGTTCCCTATAAAGAAGATTTGGAAAAAACATTTGAGGACAACAGCATCACAGATCCAAAAGAACGTGCAAAAATATTTGGTCAGTATGACCACGTTCGGGTGTATGGAATGGATTATTTCTCCAAACTTGAAAGTATTGGCTTTAAAGTAGAAGCCGTGGATTATACAAAAATTCTTTCTTCAGAAGAAGTTGAAAAATACAGATTGCCAAAAGGAGAATTAATTCCTATATGTAAAAAATATTGTGTTCTTTTGTCCGAAAATAATTCTTAA
- a CDS encoding FAD:protein FMN transferase, whose product MKKIIFIPVLLLFIFCEKRENTNYLLQGEAFGTTYNIQLYSERDVDFKKGLDSVIDAVNHSVSTYIPQSDISKINNGDSTVVVDSIFKEVFKISEEVNKTTNGYFDPTIGVLRNAYGFGDVKPLKDIDSATLDSLMKYVGFHKVRMNPDGTVSKEYPQIYFDFNAVAKGFGIDCLGRYLESKGVTDYLIELGGEILTKGENLDKNQKWVVGIEAVDSELEDRSYEAMVTLKNEGMASSGNYRKFRIDSLTGKKYVHTLNPLTGSAEMSDVTSSTVIAPTCAMADAYATSFMALGLEKSKELLKSLPNVEAYLTYTDSLNQHQVYITDGFKELMSQ is encoded by the coding sequence ATGAAAAAAATTATATTTATTCCCGTGCTGTTACTTTTCATTTTTTGTGAAAAAAGAGAAAACACAAACTATTTATTACAGGGAGAAGCTTTTGGAACTACTTACAATATTCAGCTTTATTCGGAAAGGGATGTCGATTTCAAAAAAGGGCTGGACTCCGTTATCGATGCCGTAAATCATTCCGTGAGCACGTATATTCCCCAAAGCGATATTTCAAAAATTAATAATGGTGATTCCACCGTTGTTGTGGATTCAATTTTTAAAGAAGTTTTTAAAATTTCCGAAGAAGTAAACAAAACCACCAATGGTTATTTTGACCCAACCATAGGTGTTCTCCGGAATGCATACGGTTTTGGCGATGTGAAACCATTGAAGGATATAGACAGCGCCACTTTAGATTCCTTAATGAAATATGTAGGTTTTCACAAAGTAAGAATGAACCCAGATGGAACCGTTTCGAAAGAGTATCCACAAATATATTTCGACTTTAACGCCGTAGCTAAAGGCTTTGGAATAGATTGTCTTGGAAGGTATTTGGAGTCAAAAGGAGTAACCGATTACTTAATTGAATTGGGCGGTGAAATTCTCACTAAAGGCGAAAACCTTGATAAAAATCAAAAATGGGTAGTGGGTATTGAAGCCGTAGATTCCGAATTGGAAGACCGAAGTTACGAAGCGATGGTTACCTTGAAAAATGAAGGAATGGCGTCTTCGGGAAATTATCGAAAATTCAGAATTGACTCCCTTACGGGAAAAAAATACGTGCATACATTGAATCCATTAACAGGTTCTGCTGAAATGAGTGACGTTACGAGTTCTACGGTTATTGCACCTACTTGTGCTATGGCTGATGCCTATGCAACTTCCTTTATGGCGCTGGGATTGGAGAAATCTAAAGAACTTTTAAAAAGCCTTCCAAATGTTGAGGCTTATTTAACGTACACAGATTCTTTGAACCAACATCAGGTTTACATTACTGATGGCTTCAAAGAATTGATGTCACAATAA